CAGCCGAAGCAGCGCCGATCGGCATTGAGGACGGATCTCTCGCACCCTGCTCAGGTACTACGGGAGAAGCACCGCACAATTCCGCGTGCTGCCAAGGCTTTTCGTTCACGTTGCGGTTCCCATCCAGCGCGATTGGGGGTACGCTCGGCCTTCCCTGACCCGAACCGGAGCGCCGCCATGGCCCTGTGGAAAGAACCCGTCAAGTCCCCGTCATCCACGTTGCAGGATCCACCCGACCTGGCGCGGTTCGATATGCCCGATCCGGCCGAGGCGCCGGCTCCGGTCAAACCGGTTTCGAACAGCGCGGCGCCCGCACCGGCGCGTTCCGCCGCGGAGTCGCACATCTCGCCCGACCTCGTGATCGAAGGCAAGATCGAAGGCGCGGGACACGTGCGCATCGCCGGCCGCTTCAAGGGCGACATCAACGTGCGCGGCGACCTCACCATCGAGAACGGCGCCAAGGTCAACGGCAGCGTGCGCGCGGAACGCGTGACCGTCGCCGGTGAACTGACCGGCAACATCGAAAACGCGCAGCACGTCGAGCTGCTGCAGACCGGCGCGCTGACGGGCGACGTGAAATCGCGCACCTTCAGCGTCGCCAAGGGATCGCGCATGCGCGGCCACGCCGAGTTCGGCTGGGATGACGACAAGGCCGGCGTCACCGACATCCACAAGAACAACGGCAGCGGCCAGAAACAATGACCGCCCTGGGTGCGGGCACGGCCGGCGCGACGCGTACGTGCCCGCATTGCCGCGAGACGATTCTGGAAAGCGCCGAGATCTGTCCCGCCTGCAACCACAAGTTGCGTTACGGCGGGCCGGCCAGTGGCTTGGCGGCGCCCGCCGCGCTGACGCCGCTGAAAGTGGAAGGCAGCTTCCGCAATCCGGCCGACAGCGGCGCGTGGGAATACTCGATGGTGCTGGTGATCCGCAATGAACGCGGCGAGGAAATCGCGCGGCGGCTGGTCGGCGTCGGCGCGATGCAGCCCGGCGAGCAACGCTCGTTCTCGCTCAGCGTGGAAATGAACCCCGGCGGGAAACAGCCGCGCACGCGGCATTGAACGTAATCCTGCGTTCGTCCTGAGCGTAGACGCGAAGCGTCGAAGTCGAAGGACTCCGGCGTGGCGTTTCGACTCTGTTCGCTGCGCTCACTACGCTCAACGCGAACGGTTATTTGGATGCGTTATGCGCGAAGACGCGAGTTTCAAGCGAGCAACTTGCGCAACTCCGCCGCCACCGCGGACACGTGCGGATCGTCGGCGCCGAGTTCGCGCAGCGCATCGGCCAGGTTCAGCACGTAATCGCTGTTGCGTCCACTGGGTCCGCGCGACGCCGCGACGTGCCTTGCGATGTCCGCATCGCTGGCGGGACCCAACCATGCGGCGTTGCCGGCCTCGGCGATGTACACCAATCCTTCAGCGTGTTCGCCGTTGCCGAAATCCAGCGTCACGACGTGGCGCAGGTAACCGTTCTTTTCGCGGAAATCGATGTACTCGAATGTCGCGGGCGCGACGCGATACGCCATGCCCGCGCACACGGCGCCGGGTTCCGCGACGAGCGTCGCCACGCGTCCTGGATGTTCGGGCGTGCCGCGGTGGTCGTGCGAACCCTGCCACAAACGCCGCGACCAATCGCGGATCGTCGCGAAGCGACGTTCGAGATACGGAAAATCCGCCTTGTAGATCAGCGAGCCATATCCGAACAGCCACACGCTTTCGACGCCGGTGAAATCGTGGCGCGTGCGGTTGACGCCGGTGGTGTCGTGGCCCGCCGTGGGAACGACGATGGTCATGGAATCGGGTGATCTTTTTGGACAGCGTGCATTATCGTGTGCGCGATCTTGCAACGGAGGATGCCATGACACGCTACACCGCCGAACGCGCGAGCGTCGGGGCGCAACCGATCGTGGTGCTGGCCAATGATGCCGGCCAACGCGCGCGAATCGCCTGCCATGGCGCCGCGCTGCTGAGTCTCGAATCATTGCGCAACGGCACGCCTTTCGACATCGCATGGGGTTACCGCAACGCCGAGGAAATCGCCGCGCGCCCCGGTTCGCACTTCGCGATCCTGGCGCCGTTCGGCGGCCGCGTCGGCGATGCACGCTACAGCTTCGATGGCGAGTCCTTCGATCTCGAACCCGGCGTGACCGGCGCAGCCCGCGAGTTCCGCCACGGCTTCGTGCGCGACGTCGATTTCACGATCGCCGACTTGACGGGCGGAGCGACTTCCGCCACCGCGACACTCGCCACCCGCGCGATCCGTCCTCGTCCCGGCTACCCGTTCTCCATCGATCTCGCCATCCGCTTCACGCTGGATGCGGGCGGCTTGACGCTCGAAGCGCGCATGCGCAACGTCGGCGATCGCGCCGCGCCGTGCTTCTTCGGCTGGCACGCCTACTTTCGTGCGGGCGGCGGCATGGCCGACGACTGGATGCTGGAAATTCCGGCGCACACCACGATCCGCACCGATGCGCGGCTGATTCCGCTGCCCGGCGAGGCCGCGTACGTGCCGCTCGAACAGGCGCCCGCGCTGGACTTTCGCACCGCGCGCCACATCGGTACCACGGTGCTCGACAACGGCTACGCCGGGCTTGCGATCGATGGCGACGGACGCATGCGCACGCACCTCACCGATCCTTCGTCGGGATTTTCCATCGGCGTCTGGCAGGAGCGCGGCGTGATGCACGCGTTCACGGGCGACACGCTGGGCGCGGGCGCGCGCAGCGCCGTTGCACTGGAACCGATGGAATGCATGGCCGATGCTTTCAACCGGCCGGATTACGCGAGCGCCATCCGGCTGGAACCGGGCGCCGAACGCGTGTTCCGTTGCGGGGTGGAATGTCCCGCGCCCGCAACGCCGCGCTGATTCAATTGCGGACCGGCGGCACCAGTTTCAGTTTCGTGCTGCCGACCTGGCGCTTGGGCCGCAACATGCGTTCGAGCGCCGCGGGCGGCAGCGGATACGAATAAAGGTAGCCCTGCCCTTCGGCGCAACCCGCTTGCAGCAGGAACTGGTGCTGCGGTTCGGTCTCGATGCCTTCCGCGATGGTGGTGAGGCCAAGGCTGCCGGCCATGGCCAGCATCGCGCCGGTGATCGCGGCGTCGTTGGCGTTATCGGGCAAGCCGGTGACGAACGAGCGGTCGATCTTGAGGTACGCCACCGCCGGCAGTTTCAGGTACGCCATCGACGCGTAGCCCGTGCCGAAATCGTCGATCGCCACCGCGATGCCGAGCGCCTGCAGCGCGCGCATCGTGCGCTCGGTTTCTTCGCCGAGCCGCAGCATCGCGCCTTCGGTGATTTCCAGCACGATGCGCTCGGGCGCGACCACGTTGGTCAGCAGCGCGTGATAGACGCTGTCGACGAAGCCGGGATGGCCGAACCAGCGCGCCGACACGTTGATCGCCACGCGGATCTGCGGCATGTGCGCTTCGTCCCATGCGTGGATTTGCGCGCACGCCGCGTGCATCACCCATTCGTCGATGCGGTGGATCAGGCCGATGCTCTCGGCGACCGGAATGAATTCGCCCGGCATCACCTCGCCGCGCTGCGGATGCTTCCAGCGCAGCAGCGCTTCGACCGCGACGATGCGCCCGGTGCGCAGCTCGACGCTGGGCTGGTAGGCCAGGTGGAACTCGTCTTCGATCAGCGCCTGGCGCAATTCCGTCGCCAGCAGCATCCGCTGCCGCGCGTCGGCCTGCATCATCGGCACGTAGAAGCGCGCGGCGTTGCGCTCCTCGGACTTGGCCGCGTACATGGCCGCATCGGCGTTGGCGATCAGCGTCTGCGCATCGTTGCCGTCCAGCGGATAGCCGGCGATGCCGATGCTGGCGCTGACCACCAGCTCGTAGTCGTCGACGTGGAACGGTTCGGACAACACCGCGAGCAGGCGGTTGGCCAGTGCCGCGGCGTCCTCGCGCAAGCTCAGGTGCTGCATCAGCACCGTGAACTCGTCGCCGCCGATGCGTCCGGCGATGTCGCCTTCGCGCAACTGTTGCTGGATGCGCTCGCTCACCAGTTTCAGCAGGCGGTCGCCGACCGCATGGCTGTAGCTGTCATTGACGAACTTGAAGGCATCGAGGTCGATGAACAGCACCGCGACGGCGCTGCGGGTCTTGGCCGCGCGTTCGATGGCCTGCTCGCAATGGCGCTGGAACTGCGCGCGGTTGACCATGCCGGTCAGGACGTCGTGCGCGGCGAGGTGTTCCAGGCGATAACGATCCGCCTTGGCGACGGAGATGTCGCTGAAGACGGCGACGTAGTGCTGCACGCGGTTTTCCGCGTCGCGGATGGTGCTGATGTCGAGCTTCTCGGCGTACACCCGCCCGTCGTTGCGGCGGCTCTGCACTTCGCCCGACCAGTGGTGCGTGGCGACCACTTCGTCCCAGATCGTGGCCGGAAGCGGACCGCCGTCGGCGAGCGTGCGGGTGGCGTCCAGCCGCATGCCGGCCAGGTTTTCCGCCGTGAACCCGGTGAGCCGCGTCGCGGCCGCGTTCACGGAAAGAACCTTGCGGTCCGCGTCGGCGATGATCACGCCTTCGGCGATGCTGGCCAGCGCCTCGGCGGCCACGCGGCGCACGCGATCGCTTTCGACGCGTTCGGAAATGTCGCGGATGATGGCCTGGCGCACGACCTGCTCGCCCCACACCGTCATGCTGCTCTGGGTCTCGACCGGCCGCCTGGTTCCGTTGCTGCCGCGCAGTTCACCGCTGCCCGACGAACCCTTGCGGACGATGCCGTCCTCGAACAGGCCCATGTAATCGGCGCCGACCAGCTCTTTTGGTGCGCGTCCGGTCCACGCACTCGCGGTGCGGTTGGCATCGATGATCGTGCCGCTGTTCTCGTCCACCATCACGATCGCGTCGGGCGCGCTGTCGAACAGCAGGCGGTAGCGTTCCTCGGTGCGCCGGATGCGCGTCAGCACGCGCCGCGCCATCCACAGCCAGAGGCCGATCGCGACGGCGGCGGAAAGCATGATGCCGGCGAACAGCACGCGGCCGGTCCATACCGCACCGCGGGCGATACTGAGCGAGAACCGGTTCGAACGCGGCTCGATGTACGCGTTGATGGCGGTGATGCGGCTGCGCTGTCGAACCACCTCCGCCGGCGTCATCGCCTTCTCGGCGAACGTGCGATGCAGCGTGTCCGCGATCGTCCCGAGCTCGGTGATCGCGCCGTCGGTGGATTGCCACTCGCGCAGCGCGTCGCTCATGTAAGGCGCGCTCGCAAAGTGGTGCAGGATGAAAACCGCGCCGGGGATCGCCACCGTCATGGCGTGCCCGCGGCGCATCTCGTCCTCGACGGACTGGTACTCAAAGTGCCCCGACAGCACCATGTCGCGCGCCTTGCGCAGCGACTTCAGGACGGCGTAGTTGTCCTGGAAGCCGGCGTAGTCCGCGGGATCGCCCGTGGCGACGTAATGCAGCAGGTCAACCGTCGCCTGCTTCTGGGCCTTGGACCAGATGCTCTCGCCGTTGAGGTAACCGGCGAGGGCAATCTGGGCCTGCACGGTAAGCCATGTCAGCAACAGGATCAGCAGGACCACCGCCACGAGCGCGTAGACGAGCGGCAGCAGACGCCTGTTCATGGACTTCTGCAGGAGCTGGATGGAGCCACGGCGCATGGGCGATGCCGATCACGTCGGTGTCTCCTCTTAAAGCATTTTTCGTACCAGCTTGCGGCACTCACGCCGCTGCAACCTCGTAGGCCTCTTCGGTCTGGAAAGTGAAGCCCGGCTTCACCGAGCGGTCACCCAGGATCCGCATGGCCACGTAGGTCCGCTTGATGCACTCGGCCACGTGGGCGACCTCCGCCGCTTTCGGCGCGTTGCCCATGATCGAGCAGACGATTTCCAGCGCCTCCCACGGATGCTCGTCGTCATAGGCCGCGTGCAGTTGCAGCCAGCGCAAGCTGCCGCGCCGGCGCGGTTCCGGGTACTGGGCCGCGAAGCTTTCGCTTTCGTACAGGATGCGCGACCACTCGCCCGTGGCGCCTTCGACGCCGTAGTTCACCGCGGCGAGGCTCGCCGCCAGCGAATCGCCGCTGCTCACTTCCTCGCACCAGTCCGCGAGCGCCTGCGTGCCCGGAGGCAACTGGCCTTCCATGACCTGCTCGCGCGGCACGCCGGCGCCCTCGGCCCACGTCAACCAGTATTCGGCGTGGTTCTGCTCGACGCGGATGTTGCGGACGAGCCAGCGCCGCGCCATGTCTTCACCCTCGCTGCGGCCATAGCGCGTCTTCATCAGACTCTTCGCCATGTAGCAGGGGAAGCGCTCGATGGCGGGCCATGCACCGACCAGGAATCGCGGCGTGATGGTCGGGTCTTCGTTGGTGCACATCTTCGTCCACAGCTCGTGCTCGACGACGGTCTTCTTGACGATGTCGCATTCGCCGACCATGTCCTGCGCCCATTGCGGGTAGCTGCTCAGTTCGGTCAGGGGGCCATTACGTTCAAAACGCGCACTCATGATGTTCTCCTCGGGGTCAGGTCGAGTCTTTGGGATACAGCGGGAAACAACGACGGACAAGCAACAGCGCGGCAATGGCTTCGTTTCACCTCCCACCGCCGGCAAACCGGCAGCCACAAGACGCACGCGTACGGATTTCGCCCACTTCAAAAAAGCAGATACGAAAAATCGGGTAACCCACTGACGTCCCTTGTCATATGCCTCCCCGAAAACCGGCTAACCGATCACGTATGTGCTACTTTACGCTTTGTTCGCGAGAAATCCATCACAATTTTTTACAATCCAGCCTGTTTTTGGCGCTTTTCGCTGCCCTGAAACCTCGAATTGAAGGCGAACGAGGCTCGAAATACTTTATTTTCAACTGCAGGTTTGTTTCTTAATTTGATGTTTTCATTGCCATCTATGACGCGACCGATCGCCGCGCGCGCGCCGTCGCCACGGAATCGCAATTCGATTCCGTGCTTGCGGGAACGTCGGGAAACGCGCGGCGGCTACGCGCGGGTCAGTGCGTAGTCGATGGCCGCGCACACTGCGGCCGCTTGCGCGGCATTGCACTGCTCGGGCGTGGCGCGCGGGCTGTCCGGGTAGACCTCGGTGGTCGTGCGCCAACGCGCCGCGGTGATGCCCGCGCACAATCCCCACCTCACCAGCGGATACTCGATCACGCCCGGCGCCACCACGGGCGAACCGATGATCGTGCCATCCGGATCGGCCGGCGCGATGTGCGTCACCTTCGCTACCGCGGCGATCACCGCTTGCTGGAATTCCGGTTCGGGATTTTCGCTGTCGGCGCAAAGATAAAAACCATCGGGGATCGTGCCCGGCGCAAACGGCTTGCCGTCGCGCGCGGCCAGCGCGGGACGGAATTCCGTCTCGTCGGTGTCGGTGGTTTCATGCAGGTCGATGTGTATCACGACGCGATCGCGGAACGCGGCGACGAAGCGCATCAGCGCGGCGGATTCGGGCGCCGGGCTATGGGCGATGAAATTGCGGTTGGGGTCCAACGCGTAGGGATTCCAGCGGTGGATGCGCTCGTAACCCCAGGGACTGACGCATGGCGCAATCACGAGGTTGGCGCGGCCGGCGTAGGCGTCAGCGTGCCGCTCGGCGAAACGCAACGCGCCCTGCACGCCGCTGGTTTCATAGCCATGCACGCCGCCCGTCACCAGCATGACCGGTAGCGCATCGTTCCATTGGCGGCTTTTCAGCGCGAACAAAGGATAGCTGTCCGGCGGATAGTCGAGCTTGCCGTACTGCACCACGTCGAAGCGGGGACGCAGGCTTTCGATCGTGCCCAGCACGCCGTCTGCATAACTGCGCTGCTTGCGCTGACGCGCAAGCCACTCGGCTTTCTCGGCATCGCCCCATGGCTGGCCGGGCTTGCCGATGGGATAAAAGGCGTCGGTTGCCACGCGCGTCCTCCGTTGACCGCACACTTTAACAGCCCGGTGCTTTCCACCCGGCGCTGGACGGGACGTGTTCGCGCTGGTGCAGCAGCGGCCGATGGCCGAGAACGGATCGCGCGCACGTTTTCGGGCGGTCCATCGATGCGGCCTCGATTTTCCGCGTTGGCGCCACCATATCGGCACGAGTCCCGCTGATGACATCGCCATGACCGCCCCTGTCCCGCTGCGCCTCGATTTCGTTTCCGACGTGGCCTGTCCGTGGTGCGCGGTGGGGCTTGCCAGCCTGCAGCAGGCGTTGCACAAGCTCGACGGCAGCATCGAGGCCGAAATCCACCTGCAACCGTTCGAGCTGAGCCCCGGCATGCCGTTCGAAGGCGAGGACGCCGTCGACCACATCATGCACAAGTACGGCATCAGCGAAGCGCAATCGGAAGCCAACCGCAAGGTGATCCGCGAGCGCGCCGCGGCGGTCGGATTCGCCTACAACATGCAGCGCGGCAGCCGCGTGTGGAATACGTTCGACGCGCACCGGCTGCTGCACTGGGCGGAATTGCAGGATCGTGCGAAAGCCCTGGCGTTGAAGCAGGCCCTGTTCCGCGCCTACTTCACCGACAACGAAAACGTGGCGGATCGCGACGTGCTCGCGCGACTGGCGGATGAGGTGGGTCTCGACGCCGGCGAAGCGCGCCGCATGCTCGACAACGGCGACCATGCGGACGCAGTGCGCGCGCAGGAACGGCATTGGCAGCAGGCCGGCATCCATTCCGTGCCCGCCGCGATCGTCAATCGCCAGTACCTGATTTCGGGCGGCCAGCCGCCGGAAGTCTTCGAAAACGCGCTGCGCGAGATCGCCGCCAAGACGGCTTCCGGCTGATCACCCCGGCTGCAGCACGAACAGCCGCACCACGCCCCAGATCGCCAGCAGCAGCAACAGCGCCCACGCGATCATCGACAGCATGAACGGGTTGTGGCGCGCACCGGCTTCGCGCAGGTACGCGGGGATGTACCACACGCGCGCCGCGATCCACACCAGCCCGAGGATGCCGGCCCAGGTCGGATTGCCCCAGGTCGCAGCGAGCCACAGCGTCGGCAGGAACAGAACGGTATGCTCGAGCGTGTTCATCTGCACGCGAAACGCGCGCTCGAAATCCGGGTGCCCCGTGGTGGCCGGCGCCTTGATGCCGTGGCGGTCGCGCGCACGCGCAACGATGAGTCCCGTTGCAAGCAGCACCAGCACGTTCAACAGCACGACCAGCACGGGCAGATGGATCACGTCGGCGTCCTCACGGGAAAATTCCGCGCAGTGTGGTTCGAACCGGAAAGCGTGTCCAGTTGCAAAAAAACGGGCGCCAAAGGCGCCCGTTCGCAATGCAGGATTGATCTCCGCTTCACTGCACGCTGATCGTTCCGTGCATCAGCGCGGAGTGGCCGGGGAAGCTGCAGAAGAACACGTAGGGGCCGCCGCTCTTGATCTTGCTGACCGGAAAACTCACCGAGGTGGTTTCGCCGGCGCCGATCAATTTGGTATGCGCGACGATGCGCGAATCATCCGACTTGATGTAGCCATCCTTCAGGCCGGCCGCGGCGCCTTCCTAGTCCACGGCCTGCATGTCGGACTGTCTGGTGATCACCACATCGTGGCCCATCGAGGCGACCGGCAATTTGCCGGTGTGCTTCAAGGTAATCTTGAAGTTGGTGCAGGACGAAGGCACCGTGATCGAGCCGACGTTGTATTGCATCGCGTCGTTGGCTTCGATTTCCGTGCTGCAGTTGCTGACCGTCGCGGCGGGTTTGCTGCTCGCGGCGATGGCTCCGGTTGAGGCCGCGGCCGGCGCCGCAGCCGAACCCGCGGCGGTGGCCGCCGTGGCCGGACCCGCCATCGGCGCGCTGGAGGCGGACGACGGAGCGGTACCGGCCGGCGCCGGTTCGTTCGGCGCCTGGGATTGGGAATTGTTTCCGCACGCTGCGAGCACCAGCGTACAGGCAGCAACCAGCGCAGGCATCCTCAGGTTCATCATCCATCTCCTTGGCCAAACCCCGATTGTGGGAAGGCAAGACTCCACATGACGTGAAGGCTCCTGCGGCTTGCCGTCACGCGCCGATTACCCGGCGCGGCGCGTTGACACCAATTCAACCTGGGCGTGGATAGCCTGTGACGCCGGTCGTGCGGCCACACGGTGAGATCCATGCGGCGCGAACATTCCCGTGATCCTGCAAACGATGCCATTCCACCCGGGCTTCGCATCGGCGCCGCGTTTGCGTGGCGGCTGCTGGTGATCGCGGCGGCGATCGGCGTGGTGCTCACGCTCGCCTGGGTACTCTCGGACGTGGTCGTGCCGTTCCTGATCGGCGTGATCCTGGCGGCCCTGCTGGTGCCGCTGTCGGCATTCCTGCAACGCCATCGCTGTCCGAAATGGCTCGCGATCATCATCGCGTGGATCGTGCTGCTCGGCGTGGGCGCGTGGCTGCTGGGCGTGCCGCTGGCCACGCCGATCGCGGTGATCGTGTTCTTCGGCGCGCTGGTGCCGATCCTCGGTTCGATCGTCGCGGGCGCCGCCGCCGTCCTGATCGCGTTCCTGTTCAACGGCCTCGACCACGCGCTGATCATGCTGGGCGTTGTGCTGCTGGTGAACCAGCTCGAAGGCAACGTGCTGCATCCCTTCCTCACCGGCGGCGTGGTGAAAGTGCATCCACTAGGCGTGGTGGTCGGCGTGATCGCGGGCGCCGCGGTGGGCGGCGTTGCGGGCGCGTTCCTTGCGGTGCCGATCATCGCGACCGCGAACGCGATGATCAACGCTGCGGCAGATTATTCTTCCGGCGAGAACTCCCGCGAAGCGCCCGTTGCCGACAACAAGGCCACTCCATGAGCGACGCATTGCACATCGTCTGTCCGCATTGCGACGCGGTGAATCGCGTGCCGTCCGATCGCATCGGCGCGGCGCCGACCTGCGGCCGCTGCCACCGGCCGTTGTTCGAAGGCAACCCGCTGGAAGTGGACCGCCCCCGATTCCAGAAACATCTTTTGCGCAACGACATCCCGGTGCTGGTGGATTTCTGGGCGCCGTGGTGCGACCCGTGCAGGACGATGGCGCCGCATTACGCGCAAGCCGCGGCGCAACTCGAACCGCGCGCGCGGCTGCTGAAGGTGGACACCGAAGCCGAACCGGATCTCGGCGCCGGCTACGACATCCGCAGCATTCCGACGCTGGCACTGTTCCGTGGCGGCCGCGAAGTCGCGCGCCAGGCGGGCGCGATGAGCGCTTCCGGCATCGTGCAATGGGCGCGTTTGCACGGCGCGTAATGTGGGAACGGACGATCAGCGTGCGCCGTGTTTTTCTTCCCCCTTTGCTTGCGAAGGGGGACCGAGGGGGATGGCCTTCGTGCCTGCGCTGCGCGAGGCAGCCGGTTCCGGCGGCGGACCATCCGGCCGCCTGCGCATGAAACGTGCGAAGCGCGGCAGGCCAGTGGCCGTCGTACCGTTGAACCGATACGTAACCCACGATCCGACCGGCGGCGGATCGGCGCGATCGGCATCCGAAAATCCCGAACCGATCGAAAAGCGCCGCCCGTCCTGCGTGCGCACTTCCAGCGAACCCATCCTGCCCGCGAGCCGGCCCTGCCCCGGCTGGATCGCGACCACCTGCGCTTCGGCATCTTCGTAAGGCTTCAGCTTGAGCAGGCCCACGTTGCGGCCCGCGCGATACGGCGCGTCACCGCGGTGCAGCACCAGGCCTTCGCCGCCCTTGTCCACCACGCGCTTGAGTTCGGCACGAAGCTGCGCTTCGTTCGCAACGTGGAATTGGCGGATCGCCACCACCCAGGGATCGCCGATGGCGGCGACCGTCGCGCGGATGGCAGGCACGCGTGCATCGAAGTCGCCGCCGTGTCCAGGCAGGTCGAACACGTGGTACGTCACTTCGCGCCAGGCCGGATCGTTGGCGTCCGCCGTGCGCACGATCGCGGACGCGCGCGCGAACTGTCCGTAGCCGACCCACAACTCGCCATCCAACGGCGTCTTCGGCCAGTTCTTCGTGAACCACGCGGGCACGTGCACGACCGTGCCGCCGCGCGTGAACAACCGGTGTCCATCCCAGTAGCCGCGCACACCGTCGTACTTTTCGCTGACCCAGTAGCGCGACAGGTCGACGCCGCCATGGTAGACGTCGACCAGTTCGACCGGCGGCGGTGTTTCGCTCCGCACCGGCCCCGCAAAAGCCGCGCTCCATGCAAGCATGACCACCACGAGCCAGCGCATCGGTTGCATGTTTGTCTTTCCACACGATGAAAAGTGGAGTGTCGGCGCTGGCGCACGAGTATGCCGCCGGTCTGCGACCGCATTGCTGCGCATCCCTTTCCGAAAACGGTGTAGGTGATTCCCTACCGCACTCGCCGCGACACACACGGCAATGCCACAATCGCGCCGCCGACAAGGGCGAACCCATGATCATCGATACGCATCTTGAAAAAGGCACGCCGCTCGACGGCCGATCGCTGCTCGAGAACGTGAGCCTGCCCGCGGCGGTGGTCTTCGACACCGCGTTGAGGCACAACATCGCGTGGATGCAGCGCTTTGCCGACGATCACGGCGCGAAGCTCGCGCCGCACGGCAAGACCAGCATGGCGCCCACGCTGTTCCGCCGCCAGCTGGAAGCGGGCGCGTGGGGCATCACGCTGGCGACGGCCGTGCAGTGCGCCGCGGCGTTCGAGAACGGCGTCACGCGCCTGCTGATGGCCAATCAACTCGTTGGCGCGCCCAACATGGCCATCGTCGCCGGCCTGGTCGAACGCGGCGCGGACTATTACTGCCTCGTCGACAGTGCGGCCAACGTCGAGGCGCTGGACCGCCATTTCGGCGCACGCGGCCTGACATTGCAGGTGCTGATCGAACTCGGCGTCCCGGGCGGACGCTGCGGCGTGCGCAACGCTTCGGAGTTGCGGGCGCTCGTCGACGCCATTGCCGCGGCGCCTGCCCTCGTGCTCTGCGGCATCGAAGGCTACGAAGGCCTGATCGGCGGCGAGCGCGCGGTCGATTCCATCCGCAGTTACGGCCAGCGGCTGGTCGCGACCGTTCGCCAGTTGCGCGATGCCGGCGCGTTCGCCGATCGTGTGCCGATCGTTACCGCGGCGGGTTCGCAATGGTTCGACCTGATCGCGGAAGCGTTCGACGAATCCAACCTGCGCGACCGTTGCACGCCGGTGCTGCGTCCCGGTTGCTACATCGTGCACGACCATCGTTCGTACCGCGATGCGATGGCTGAAATCAAAACGCGCCATCCGGAACTCGAAGGCGAACTCGTGCCGGCGCTGGCCGTGTTCGCGCACGTGCAGTCGCTGCCGGAACCCGGGCTGGCCGTGGTCGCGATGGGCAAGCGCGACATCTCGGTCGATCCCGACCTGCCGATCCCGCTGCAACTTCACCGGCCCGGCGAACCCGCGCGTCCGCTCACCGGCTGCCATGTCCGCAAGGTGATGGACCAGCACGCGATGATGGTGATCCCCGAACGCGCGGACTTCCGCATCGGCGACGTCGTGTCGTTCGGCGCCTCGCACCCTTGCCTGACGTTCGACAAATGGCGTCAGGTGCTGCTTGTCGACGACACGCTGCGTGTGCTGGAAGCGATGCCGACGTTTTTCTGACCGGCACGCGCGATGTCATTGCCGTGCGAATCGCCGGCGGCGGCGGCCAGCGCATCGATGAATGCATCGGAGAGCGGCACTTTTCCCAGCCAGCCCTTGCGCGTGCCGGTCAGCACGCGCAGCACCTGGCCACGTCCGCCCGGCACGCGCGACAGCGGATGCAGAAGGTGGTCGCGACAACGCGCCGCGAAACCATGGTCGGACTGGAATAGCGGCGTGAGCCAGCGG
The genomic region above belongs to Rhodanobacteraceae bacterium and contains:
- a CDS encoding Cation transport protein ChaC produces the protein MTIVVPTAGHDTTGVNRTRHDFTGVESVWLFGYGSLIYKADFPYLERRFATIRDWSRRLWQGSHDHRGTPEHPGRVATLVAEPGAVCAGMAYRVAPATFEYIDFREKNGYLRHVVTLDFGNGEHAEGLVYIAEAGNAAWLGPASDADIARHVAASRGPSGRNSDYVLNLADALRELGADDPHVSAVAAELRKLLA
- a CDS encoding Pyrroloquinoline quinone (Coenzyme PQQ) biosynthesis protein C gives rise to the protein MSARFERNGPLTELSSYPQWAQDMVGECDIVKKTVVEHELWTKMCTNEDPTITPRFLVGAWPAIERFPCYMAKSLMKTRYGRSEGEDMARRWLVRNIRVEQNHAEYWLTWAEGAGVPREQVMEGQLPPGTQALADWCEEVSSGDSLAASLAAVNYGVEGATGEWSRILYESESFAAQYPEPRRRGSLRWLQLHAAYDDEHPWEALEIVCSIMGNAPKAAEVAHVAECIKRTYVAMRILGDRSVKPGFTFQTEEAYEVAAA
- a CDS encoding Aldose 1-epimerase, with the translated sequence MTRYTAERASVGAQPIVVLANDAGQRARIACHGAALLSLESLRNGTPFDIAWGYRNAEEIAARPGSHFAILAPFGGRVGDARYSFDGESFDLEPGVTGAAREFRHGFVRDVDFTIADLTGGATSATATLATRAIRPRPGYPFSIDLAIRFTLDAGGLTLEARMRNVGDRAAPCFFGWHAYFRAGGGMADDWMLEIPAHTTIRTDARLIPLPGEAAYVPLEQAPALDFRTARHIGTTVLDNGYAGLAIDGDGRMRTHLTDPSSGFSIGVWQERGVMHAFTGDTLGAGARSAVALEPMECMADAFNRPDYASAIRLEPGAERVFRCGVECPAPATPR
- a CDS encoding diguanylate cyclase/phosphodiesterase (GGDEF & EAL domains) with PAS/PAC sensor(s) → MRRGSIQLLQKSMNRRLLPLVYALVAVVLLILLLTWLTVQAQIALAGYLNGESIWSKAQKQATVDLLHYVATGDPADYAGFQDNYAVLKSLRKARDMVLSGHFEYQSVEDEMRRGHAMTVAIPGAVFILHHFASAPYMSDALREWQSTDGAITELGTIADTLHRTFAEKAMTPAEVVRQRSRITAINAYIEPRSNRFSLSIARGAVWTGRVLFAGIMLSAAVAIGLWLWMARRVLTRIRRTEERYRLLFDSAPDAIVMVDENSGTIIDANRTASAWTGRAPKELVGADYMGLFEDGIVRKGSSGSGELRGSNGTRRPVETQSSMTVWGEQVVRQAIIRDISERVESDRVRRVAAEALASIAEGVIIADADRKVLSVNAAATRLTGFTAENLAGMRLDATRTLADGGPLPATIWDEVVATHHWSGEVQSRRNDGRVYAEKLDISTIRDAENRVQHYVAVFSDISVAKADRYRLEHLAAHDVLTGMVNRAQFQRHCEQAIERAAKTRSAVAVLFIDLDAFKFVNDSYSHAVGDRLLKLVSERIQQQLREGDIAGRIGGDEFTVLMQHLSLREDAAALANRLLAVLSEPFHVDDYELVVSASIGIAGYPLDGNDAQTLIANADAAMYAAKSEERNAARFYVPMMQADARQRMLLATELRQALIEDEFHLAYQPSVELRTGRIVAVEALLRWKHPQRGEVMPGEFIPVAESIGLIHRIDEWVMHAACAQIHAWDEAHMPQIRVAINVSARWFGHPGFVDSVYHALLTNVVAPERIVLEITEGAMLRLGEETERTMRALQALGIAVAIDDFGTGYASMAYLKLPAVAYLKIDRSFVTGLPDNANDAAITGAMLAMAGSLGLTTIAEGIETEPQHQFLLQAGCAEGQGYLYSYPLPPAALERMLRPKRQVGSTKLKLVPPVRN
- a CDS encoding Polymer-forming bactofilin, translating into MALWKEPVKSPSSTLQDPPDLARFDMPDPAEAPAPVKPVSNSAAPAPARSAAESHISPDLVIEGKIEGAGHVRIAGRFKGDINVRGDLTIENGAKVNGSVRAERVTVAGELTGNIENAQHVELLQTGALTGDVKSRTFSVAKGSRMRGHAEFGWDDDKAGVTDIHKNNGSGQKQ